In Helianthus annuus cultivar XRQ/B chromosome 9, HanXRQr2.0-SUNRISE, whole genome shotgun sequence, the following are encoded in one genomic region:
- the LOC110875316 gene encoding serine/threonine-protein kinase PBL27, whose amino-acid sequence MFHATGNESGPSTPTSTSSSSSSMQWSQLCRHFEFGEILSATESFAESLVIGRGGFGKVYKGKRLDAMSNQGASEFWAEVEMLSKLRHCHLVSLIGYCNYETEMILVYEYMPHGTLEDHLHKLGTPLTWCERLMICIGAARGLDYLHTGTGIEFGIIHQDVKSSNILLDESWAAKVSDFGLSKISPRNQQSSHVSTLVKGTFGYFDPNYFATGKLTTKSDVYAFGVVLLEVLCRKMAVDDSLDWGIATWAQDSIKEGRLKDIIDSAIRSEISPKCLKQFVRIAERCLDNHPKLRPTMAEVVLSLEYVLKLQENTNNVSHSASKTIFGRMFNKFSFTDNGQNSGMDFDSLMPKKPHIGIDFGPLMSKKRKQLMLRQKFFQQNGALLLEDKLKNGVGSINIFRAEEIEEATMNFADNMIIGRGGSGTVYKGVLPDNRVVAIKRSKVSDETQMELFINEILTLGRINHRNVVQLLGCCLETEIPLLAFEFVSNGYLHDHIHNNNSSTRRLSWDSRLRIAHESAGALAYLHSDATMTIIHTDLKSANILLDENYTAKVADFGGSKSLQRLEVDDPVTTLVQGTLGYLDPEYFHTSQLTDKSDVYSFGVVLAELITGSKPLSMERPQEERNLAAYLLTAQREDRLTEIIDPRVFEEAESYEQLEAACSLACRCLHMEGKKRPSMKEVTMELERIRKIRNPWDSEAYDENLND is encoded by the exons ATGTTTCATGCTACTGGCAATGAATCTGGGCCTTCCACCCCTACCTCtacctcttcctcctcttcttccaTGCAATGGTCACAACTTTGCCGTCACTTTGAATTTGGTGAAATTCTTTCAGCAACAGAAAGTTTCGCAGAATCATTAGTGATAGGGCGTGGAGGTTTCGGGAAAGTATATAAGGG TAAACGATTGGATGCAATGTCCAATCAGGGGGCATCCGAGTTCTGGGCTGAAGTTGAAATGCTTTCCAAGTTGCGTCACTGTCATCTAGTTTCTCTGATTGGTTACTGTAATTATGAAACAGAAATGATCCTTGTGTACGAATACATGCCCCATGGAACACTTGAAGATCATCTCCACAAACTTGGTACTCCTCTTACTTGGTGTGAGCGACTCATGATTTGCATAGGTGCAGCTCGTGGATTGGATTACCTCCACACTGGTACCGGGATTGAATTTGGTATTATACACCAAGATGTAAAAAGCTCCAATATATTGTTAGATGAAAGTTGGGCAGCTAAAGTTTCAGATTTCGGGTTGTCTAAAATAAGCCCAAGGAATCAGCAATCGAGTCATGTCAGCACACTTGTCAAAGGCACTTTTGGGTATTTTGATCCAAATTATTTCGCCACCGGAAAACTGACGACTAAATCTGATGTGTATGCTTTTGGGGTGGTATTGTTGGAAGTGTTGTGCCGGAAGATGGCAGTGGATGACAGTCTTGACTGGGGAATAGCAACATGGGCTCAAGACTCGATCAAAGAAGGTCGTTTGAAGGATATAATTGATTCTGCTATAAGGAGTGAAATATCCCCAAAATGTTTAAAGCAGTTTGTTCGAATAGCAGAAAGATGTTTGGATAACCATCCAAAGCTTCGTCCTACTATGGCTGAGGTTGTGCTTAGTCTTGAGTATGTACTGAAGTTGCAAGAGAACACTAATAATGTGTCTCATAGTGCAAGCAAAACAATATTTGGtaggatgtttaataagttttcCTTCACTGACAATGGCCAGAACTCAG GTATGGATTTTGACTCTCTAATGCCCAAGAAGCCCCATATAGGTATCGATTTTGGACCCCTCATGTCCAAAAAGAGAAAGCAACTTATGCTTAGACAAAAATTCTTCCAACAAAATGGTGCTCTGTTATTAGAAGATAAACTAAAAAATGGTGTTGGTTCCATAAATATTTTTCGAGCTGAAGAGATAGAAGAAGCAACTATGAATTTTGCAGACAATATGATTATTGGAAGAGGTGGTTCTGGTACTGTGTACAAGGGAGTGCTACCAGATAACCGTGTGGTAGCGATCAAGAGGTCCAAAGTATCTGACGAAACACAGATGGAGCTGTTCATTAATGAAATTCTAACTCTTGGACGAATTAATCACAGGAATGTGGTACAGCTTTTGGGGTGTTGTTTGGAAACTGAGATCCCGTTGCTAGCTTTTGAATTTGTTTCTAACGGCTATCTTCATGATCACATTCATAATAATAATAGCAGCACAAGAAGATTGTCATGGGATAGCCGTTTAAGGATAGCACATGAATCAGCTGGTGCACTTGCTTATCTTCACTCAGATGCAACAATGACCATCATACATACAGATCTGAAGTCAGCGAACATTTTGTTGGATGAAAATTACACCGCAAAAGTTGCCGATTTTGGTGGCTCAAAGTCACTCCAAAGATTGGAGGTTGATGATCCTGTCACTACACTAGTTCAAGGGACGCTAGGTTACTTGGATCCCGAATATTTTCATACATCTCAACTAACAGATAAGAGTGATGTGTATAGCTTTGGTGTGGTTCTTGCAGAACTCATAACAGGATCTAAGCCCCTTAGCATGGAAAGACCTCAAGAAGAAAGAAATCTTGCAGCATATCTCCTAACTGCACAGAGGGAAGATCGGTTGACTGAGATTATTGATCCTCGTGTTTTTGAGGAGGCGGAAAGCTATGAGCAGCTAGAAGCAGCATGTTCCCTGGCATGTAGATGCCTTCACATGGAAGGTAAGAAGAGACCTAGCATGAAAGAAGTGACCATGGAGCTTGAAAGAATAAGGAAGATCAGAAATCCTTGGGATAGCGAAGCCTATGACGAAAACCTTAATGATTGA